A window from Chromatiaceae bacterium encodes these proteins:
- a CDS encoding PAS domain S-box protein has protein sequence MQKTEGAANRRAVRFPVYEFLILFLPIAALVLLVGFAFISLRMDAHVETLLDLDGTRLHHIGGFIGAEVANSLDHLRSLATESATTDALDRPNPRNLQALEHSFLALARRNPHYHQVRWLDQHGSERLRIERDDDEPYAVAAADLQDKSDRYYVTAANRLLAGEMYVSRIDLNVERGSVELPPRPTLRVAAGLYDSEKRPQGVLVINIAMQYLFNAVQHLRQESSEADYLLVNREGMLLNGDLPAISGAASGGEQPLSFAASFPEVWEEMMRRRSGSLESWSGLWTWQTLAPVDAFRQLTRSTEVQTGTADRLISDDFSLTLVAHRPVDTLMEMRREIRIPISLAVLVGLAVYGTSLFLYLSGHVRERRAELNAAYAMARASQLERLKELEERFHALVDASSIGQLVVDAEGTIELCNRAAEAILEYSRGELIGKSVEVLLPDELEQAHVRHRRDFLSAPEARKMGDGRELVAVTKSGKRLAVEVGLNPYLDKGRQLVLASIIERPR, from the coding sequence ATGCAGAAAACCGAAGGGGCCGCAAACAGGCGCGCTGTGCGTTTTCCCGTCTACGAGTTCCTTATCCTGTTTCTGCCGATCGCCGCTTTGGTGCTTTTGGTCGGTTTTGCCTTCATTTCGCTGCGCATGGATGCCCACGTCGAGACACTGCTCGACCTGGACGGTACACGCCTTCACCATATCGGCGGCTTCATCGGCGCGGAAGTCGCCAACTCGCTCGACCACCTGCGGTCTCTGGCCACCGAATCCGCGACGACCGATGCGTTGGACAGGCCCAATCCACGCAATCTGCAGGCACTCGAGCATTCGTTTCTTGCGCTCGCGCGTCGCAACCCGCATTACCACCAGGTGCGCTGGCTGGACCAGCACGGCAGCGAGCGATTGCGTATCGAGCGCGATGATGACGAACCCTATGCGGTCGCCGCCGCCGATCTGCAGGACAAGTCCGATCGCTACTATGTGACGGCGGCCAACAGGCTGTTGGCGGGGGAGATGTACGTCTCGCGCATCGACCTGAATGTCGAACGCGGTAGCGTAGAACTGCCGCCGCGGCCGACGCTGCGCGTTGCAGCGGGCCTGTACGACAGCGAAAAGCGGCCGCAAGGCGTGCTCGTGATCAATATTGCGATGCAGTATCTGTTCAACGCGGTACAGCACCTGCGCCAGGAAAGCAGCGAAGCGGACTACCTCCTGGTCAATCGCGAAGGGATGCTGCTGAATGGCGATCTGCCGGCGATCAGTGGTGCCGCCAGTGGGGGCGAACAGCCGCTGAGTTTCGCGGCGAGCTTTCCCGAGGTGTGGGAGGAGATGATGCGCCGCCGCTCCGGCAGCCTGGAGTCGTGGAGCGGGCTGTGGACCTGGCAGACCCTGGCGCCGGTGGATGCATTCCGTCAGCTTACGCGTTCCACCGAGGTGCAGACCGGGACCGCTGACCGGCTGATCTCCGACGACTTCTCATTGACCCTGGTGGCGCACCGACCGGTGGATACGCTGATGGAGATGCGCCGCGAAATCCGGATACCGATCTCGCTGGCGGTGCTGGTCGGCCTGGCGGTGTACGGGACCTCGCTGTTCCTCTATCTCAGCGGCCATGTGCGGGAGCGCCGCGCCGAATTGAATGCGGCCTACGCGATGGCACGTGCCTCGCAGTTGGAGCGCCTGAAGGAACTGGAGGAGCGCTTTCATGCGCTGGTGGACGCGAGCAGCATCGGCCAGCTGGTGGTGGACGCCGAGGGCACCATCGAACTGTGCAACCGTGCCGCGGAAGCCATTTTGGAATACAGTCGAGGTGAACTGATCGGCAAATCGGTCGAGGTGCTGTTACCGGACGAGCTTGAACAGGCGCACGTTCGGCACCGACGCGATTTTCTGAGCGCACCCGAGGCGCGCAAGATGGGTGACGGTCGCGAACTGGTGGCCGTGACGAAGAGCGGAAAGCGGCTGGCGGTGGAAGTCGGCCTGAATCCCTACCTCGACAAGGGCCGTCAGCTGGTATTGGCGAGCATCATCGAGCGACCACGGTAG
- a CDS encoding class I fructose-bisphosphate aldolase: MTDVVQLLGDEAGYLLEHRCTTIAQDMLQLPGGDFVDRVVALSDRKPGVLRGMQTLFGHGRLGGTGYLSILPVDQGVEHAGGASFAPNPIYFDPQNIVELAIAGGCNAVASTLGVLGAVGRRYAHKIPFLVKLNHNELLSYPSIYDQTLFASVEQAFDMGAVAVGATIYFGSAESRRQIGEISEAFQRAHELGMVTVLWAYLRNSAFKKDGVDYHESADLTGQANHLAVTIEADIVKQKQATCNGGYRAIGFGKTHPKVYDELTSEHPIDLVRYQVANCYMGRIGMINSGGPSGHDDLHQAVRTAVINKRAGGMGLISGRKAFQKPMQDGVRLLNAIQDVYLSDQVTIA; the protein is encoded by the coding sequence ATGACCGACGTCGTACAACTGCTCGGTGACGAGGCCGGGTATCTGCTGGAACACCGTTGCACCACGATCGCGCAGGACATGCTGCAGCTGCCGGGCGGGGATTTCGTCGACCGGGTGGTGGCCCTGAGCGACCGCAAGCCCGGGGTGCTGCGCGGCATGCAGACGCTGTTCGGGCACGGCCGGCTCGGTGGTACCGGCTACCTGTCGATCCTGCCGGTGGATCAGGGTGTGGAACACGCCGGCGGCGCCTCGTTCGCACCCAACCCGATCTACTTCGATCCGCAGAACATCGTCGAACTGGCGATCGCCGGCGGATGCAACGCGGTCGCGTCGACCCTCGGTGTACTCGGTGCGGTCGGGCGCCGCTACGCGCACAAGATCCCGTTCCTGGTCAAGCTCAACCACAACGAGCTGCTGAGCTATCCGAGCATCTACGACCAGACGCTGTTCGCCAGCGTCGAGCAGGCGTTCGACATGGGGGCGGTCGCCGTGGGCGCGACGATCTACTTCGGTTCAGCGGAGTCGCGACGGCAGATCGGCGAGATCAGCGAGGCGTTCCAGCGCGCCCACGAACTCGGGATGGTCACGGTGCTGTGGGCCTACCTGCGCAACAGCGCCTTCAAGAAGGACGGGGTGGATTACCACGAGTCGGCCGATCTCACCGGCCAGGCGAACCACCTCGCGGTGACGATCGAGGCCGATATCGTCAAGCAGAAGCAGGCCACCTGCAACGGCGGTTACCGGGCGATCGGCTTCGGCAAGACGCACCCCAAGGTCTACGACGAGCTGACCAGCGAGCATCCGATCGACCTGGTGCGTTACCAGGTCGCGAACTGCTACATGGGGCGGATCGGGATGATCAATTCGGGCGGCCCTTCCGGTCACGACGATCTGCATCAGGCAGTGCGTACCGCGGTGATCAACAAGCGCGCAGGTGGCATGGGCCTGATCTCGGGACGCAAGGCATTCCAGAAGCCCATGCAGGACGGCGTACGCCTGCTGAACGCGATCCAGGACGTCTACCTGTCCGACCAGGTGACGATCGCCTGA
- a CDS encoding paraquat-inducible protein A: MSRTLATARTRDLVACHTCGLVNHCPADAHRVRCARCGAALHRRITRSVSRTWAFLVAAMMLYVPANMLPIMHATQLGRTRSDTILSGAEYLLVHDMWPLALIVFVASILVPLTKIAILVFLVVSVQLRSTARPMDRIRLYRFTEFVGRWSMVDVFVVTILVALVHLGKIAEVEAGIGAVYFAAVVVLTMLAAKTFDPRLIWDNVHEDVQPITHR; the protein is encoded by the coding sequence ATGAGCCGCACGCTGGCGACCGCGCGTACCCGTGACCTGGTCGCATGCCACACCTGCGGACTGGTGAACCACTGTCCGGCGGATGCTCACCGGGTCCGCTGCGCACGCTGTGGTGCGGCCCTGCACCGACGCATCACGCGCAGCGTCTCGCGCACCTGGGCCTTCCTTGTGGCGGCGATGATGTTGTACGTGCCGGCCAACATGTTGCCGATCATGCATGCGACGCAGCTCGGCAGGACGCGTTCGGACACAATCCTGAGCGGTGCCGAGTATCTGTTGGTGCACGACATGTGGCCGTTGGCGCTGATCGTGTTCGTGGCCAGCATCCTGGTGCCGTTGACCAAGATCGCGATCCTGGTGTTCCTGGTCGTCTCGGTACAGCTGCGCTCGACGGCCCGCCCGATGGACCGCATCCGCCTGTATCGCTTCACCGAATTCGTCGGACGCTGGTCGATGGTCGACGTTTTCGTCGTCACGATCCTGGTTGCGCTGGTCCATCTCGGCAAGATCGCCGAGGTCGAGGCCGGCATCGGCGCGGTGTATTTCGCGGCGGTCGTGGTGCTGACGATGCTCGCGGCCAAGACTTTCGATCCGCGTCTGATCTGGGATAACGTGCACGAAGATGTCCAACCAATCACCCATCGATGA
- a CDS encoding paraquat-inducible protein A, producing the protein MQPDVAPVYHNLIACHECDLLQRLPPEHGRGRVRCRRCGCVLHTSGHDAVAVPLALGLTALVLFVLSNAFPLLDFIVQGQRDTTYLLAGIRELFLQGRPLLASIVLLTTVLAPLVHIALLIYIHLPLALGRRPPGFARALRASQEVLPWSMLEIFLLGVLVAAVKLSEQATIVPGPAAWSLGLLVVVLAGAATQVHPHRLWERVR; encoded by the coding sequence ATGCAGCCGGACGTTGCACCTGTCTACCACAACCTGATCGCCTGCCACGAGTGCGACCTGCTCCAGCGACTGCCACCCGAACACGGTCGCGGCCGGGTGCGTTGCCGCCGCTGCGGCTGCGTGCTGCACACCAGCGGACACGACGCCGTCGCGGTACCGCTGGCGCTCGGCCTGACCGCACTGGTCCTGTTCGTGCTCAGCAATGCGTTTCCGTTGCTCGATTTCATCGTCCAGGGGCAGCGTGACACGACCTACCTGTTGGCCGGCATCCGCGAACTGTTCCTGCAGGGAAGGCCGCTGCTGGCGAGTATCGTGTTGCTGACCACCGTGCTCGCGCCGCTGGTGCACATCGCGCTGCTGATCTACATCCACCTGCCGCTGGCGCTCGGGCGTCGGCCGCCCGGGTTTGCACGCGCACTGCGCGCCAGCCAGGAGGTCCTGCCGTGGAGCATGCTGGAGATCTTTCTGCTCGGTGTGCTGGTGGCCGCGGTGAAGCTGTCCGAACAGGCGACCATAGTCCCCGGGCCGGCGGCCTGGTCACTCGGTCTGCTGGTCGTCGTGCTGGCCGGGGCTGCGACCCAGGTGCATCCGCACCGCCTGTGGGAGCGTGTCCGATGA
- a CDS encoding DUF2934 domain-containing protein, whose protein sequence is MNEDLPPDEKFRDIARRFDFARNGRHKKIELAAYYKAEKRGFAPGRELDDWLEAEREVDAASVPFPSY, encoded by the coding sequence GTGAACGAAGATCTGCCACCCGATGAAAAGTTCAGGGACATCGCCCGTCGGTTCGATTTTGCGCGCAATGGTCGGCACAAGAAGATCGAACTGGCGGCCTACTACAAGGCCGAGAAGCGGGGTTTTGCCCCGGGCCGCGAACTCGACGACTGGCTAGAGGCAGAGCGCGAAGTGGACGCGGCGTCGGTACCCTTTCCGTCGTACTGA
- a CDS encoding membrane integrity-associated transporter subunit PqiC, whose amino-acid sequence MQAIARLVVLVVALGVAACATTPSANFFTLNPADVEPQVARSDLSLALGPIDLPGYLDRPQIVTRAGGNRLSVDEFNRWGGLLEEEISRVLAEHLSRRLGTDRIYSYPSRVAADTDYRVVVEIRRFDGMLGGEVVLDLAWSLVDDRTAEVLLTRQAAYRGAVPGSDYGAYAAALSALVIQFGDDLAAAFTQRPQRPR is encoded by the coding sequence ATGCAAGCTATCGCACGTCTGGTTGTACTGGTCGTCGCATTGGGCGTGGCGGCGTGTGCGACGACGCCTTCGGCAAACTTCTTCACGCTGAACCCGGCTGACGTCGAGCCCCAGGTCGCGCGTTCGGACCTCTCGCTCGCGCTGGGGCCGATCGACCTGCCGGGCTATCTGGACCGGCCGCAGATCGTCACCCGCGCCGGCGGTAACCGCCTGAGCGTCGACGAGTTCAATCGCTGGGGCGGGCTGTTGGAGGAGGAGATCAGCCGTGTCCTCGCCGAACACCTCAGTCGCCGTCTGGGCACCGACAGGATCTACAGCTACCCGAGTCGCGTGGCTGCGGACACCGACTACCGCGTCGTGGTCGAGATACGTCGTTTCGACGGCATGCTGGGTGGCGAGGTGGTGCTCGATCTGGCTTGGTCGCTGGTCGACGATCGAACCGCCGAGGTGCTGCTGACCCGCCAGGCGGCCTACCGGGGCGCGGTCCCGGGGAGCGACTATGGGGCCTATGCGGCCGCGCTCAGCGCGCTCGTGATCCAGTTCGGCGATGATCTCGCCGCCGCGTTTACGCAACGCCCGCAGCGGCCGCGTTGA
- a CDS encoding MCE family protein: MSNQSPIDDIPEALVDDRRRVSAVWLIPLVAVVAAVWLGYRAYTHEGPLVGISFETAEGLEAGKTRVRFKDVDVGVVEAIELSPDLSKVRVRARLNQDVEAFLNDNTRFWVARPRLSGGQVSGLGTLLAGTYIGVDLSTGGEPQREFDGLETPPIVTSAEPGKTFRLRAETLGSLSEGSPVLYRGIEVGRVVNYALRDPDGVELQVFVKSPYDKRVGEDTRFWNLSGVSMTFDTDGLRLQTGSLASVLVGGIAFGRAGAETPGTPAADGALFELFADQGAAELRKTAPHQRWKLEFAGSIRGLQPGAPVEFRGIRIGEVIDFRLHFDAEKHATRIPVVIAIDPGWLGLDSGAVVVDSEARAVWDRLVDDGLRAQIKTANLVSGAQYVDLDFYPEDPPRTIAWGGDVPQLPTVPTPLDELRSLFSRIARLPLDSMGEDLARSLSALHQTMAATETLLRRLDRETVAELNKTLQATRTTLGGLEKVLAPTSPLQAEAQRVLQELGSAARSFRIMADYLERHPEALIRGKGAVSP; encoded by the coding sequence ATGTCCAACCAATCACCCATCGATGATATTCCCGAGGCCCTTGTCGACGACCGTCGGCGTGTGTCGGCGGTCTGGCTGATCCCCCTGGTCGCGGTGGTCGCGGCCGTCTGGCTCGGTTATCGCGCCTACACCCACGAGGGACCGCTGGTCGGCATCAGTTTCGAGACCGCGGAAGGACTGGAGGCCGGCAAGACACGGGTCAGGTTCAAGGACGTCGACGTCGGTGTGGTCGAGGCGATCGAACTCAGCCCGGACCTCAGCAAGGTGCGGGTGCGCGCGCGCCTCAACCAGGACGTCGAGGCCTTCCTGAACGACAACACGCGCTTCTGGGTCGCCCGTCCGCGGCTGTCCGGCGGCCAGGTGTCGGGGTTGGGCACCCTGCTGGCCGGCACCTATATTGGCGTCGACCTGTCGACCGGGGGAGAGCCGCAGCGCGAGTTCGATGGCCTGGAAACGCCCCCGATCGTCACGTCGGCCGAGCCGGGCAAGACGTTTCGCTTGCGTGCCGAGACGCTCGGTTCCTTGTCCGAGGGGTCGCCTGTCCTGTACCGCGGGATCGAGGTCGGGCGCGTGGTCAACTACGCGCTGCGTGACCCCGACGGCGTCGAACTCCAGGTGTTCGTCAAGTCGCCATACGACAAGCGGGTCGGCGAGGACACGCGGTTCTGGAACCTGTCCGGTGTCTCGATGACGTTCGACACCGACGGCTTGAGGCTGCAGACCGGCTCCCTGGCGTCGGTCCTGGTCGGCGGTATCGCGTTTGGTCGTGCGGGCGCCGAAACGCCCGGAACACCGGCCGCGGACGGCGCCCTGTTTGAGCTGTTCGCCGATCAGGGTGCGGCCGAGTTGCGAAAGACTGCGCCGCACCAGCGCTGGAAGCTGGAGTTTGCCGGGTCGATCCGAGGGCTGCAGCCGGGTGCGCCGGTCGAGTTTCGCGGTATTCGCATCGGCGAGGTGATCGATTTCCGGCTGCATTTCGATGCCGAAAAGCATGCGACGAGGATCCCGGTGGTCATCGCGATCGACCCCGGCTGGCTGGGGCTGGACAGCGGGGCAGTGGTCGTCGACAGTGAGGCGCGAGCGGTCTGGGACCGACTGGTCGACGATGGGCTGCGTGCGCAGATCAAGACCGCGAACCTGGTCAGCGGCGCACAATACGTCGACCTGGACTTCTATCCCGAAGATCCGCCGCGCACCATCGCGTGGGGCGGCGATGTCCCGCAGCTGCCGACGGTGCCGACACCGCTCGACGAACTGCGCAGTCTGTTCTCTCGCATCGCCCGACTGCCGCTCGACAGCATGGGCGAGGATCTGGCGCGCAGCCTCTCGGCACTGCACCAGACGATGGCGGCAACCGAGACGCTGTTGCGTCGCCTGGACCGCGAGACCGTGGCCGAACTCAACAAGACCCTGCAGGCGACACGCACGACGCTCGGTGGGCTGGAGAAGGTGTTGGCGCCGACGTCGCCATTGCAGGCGGAGGCGCAGCGTGTGTTGCAGGAACTCGGCTCTGCGGCGCGCTCGTTCCGTATCATGGCCGACTACCTGGAGCGCCACCCCGAGGCGCTGATTCGCGGAAAGGGGGCGGTGTCGCCGTGA
- a CDS encoding zinc-dependent peptidase translates to MQRPHWLTRWWRHRTGADRRIPFATWHAAVDGLTCLRGLSAVERARLRVRVTWFLQHKTLNGVQGLELSPAMRIQIAAQACLPILNLGTEYFDGWYEVIVYPGSFRVPRSFEDDAGVVSESEQILSGEAWERGPVILAWSDIEQDRYDTDTTSNVIIHEFAHKLDMLNGSANGMPPLHAEMSRPTWTRAWTTAYAALRHRLARHETPTIDPYGETDPAEFFAVASEYFFTAPWSLLDEFPAVYEQLRQFYRQDPAARLAR, encoded by the coding sequence ATGCAACGACCGCACTGGCTGACACGATGGTGGCGGCACCGCACCGGGGCAGACCGCCGTATCCCCTTCGCCACATGGCATGCCGCGGTCGACGGCCTCACCTGTCTGCGCGGCCTGTCCGCTGTCGAACGCGCGAGATTGCGTGTGCGGGTCACCTGGTTCCTGCAGCACAAGACCCTGAACGGCGTGCAGGGTCTGGAACTCTCCCCGGCGATGCGCATCCAGATTGCGGCGCAGGCCTGCCTGCCGATCCTCAATCTCGGGACCGAGTACTTTGATGGTTGGTACGAGGTGATCGTCTACCCGGGCAGCTTTCGCGTACCTCGGTCATTCGAGGACGATGCCGGCGTCGTCAGCGAGTCCGAACAGATCCTCAGCGGCGAGGCCTGGGAACGCGGCCCGGTGATTCTGGCGTGGTCGGATATCGAACAGGACCGGTACGACACCGACACGACTTCGAACGTGATCATTCACGAATTCGCGCACAAGCTGGATATGCTGAACGGCAGCGCGAACGGCATGCCGCCGTTGCACGCCGAGATGAGCAGACCCACGTGGACACGGGCCTGGACCACCGCCTATGCGGCGCTCAGGCATCGACTCGCGCGCCATGAGACGCCCACGATCGACCCTTATGGCGAAACCGATCCAGCCGAGTTCTTCGCGGTCGCCAGCGAGTATTTCTTCACCGCCCCATGGTCGCTGCTGGACGAGTTCCCAGCCGTCTACGAGCAACTGCGGCAGTTTTATCGACAGGACCCCGCCGCCCGCCTGGCGCGTTGA